A window of Bacilli bacterium contains these coding sequences:
- a CDS encoding MerR family transcriptional regulator encodes MDELYKIGELARMANVSQRTIDYYTKLGLIRPAKRSPTNYRLYSAETVARLKRIEKLKQEKYSLEEIKELLAKWGKIGGTEEIADKIATLQIRLEQLEHEVAEIRPLIAQLKPRQVKTMLRKITPQTVACIEALFIFLGQGPIS; translated from the coding sequence ATGGACGAATTGTACAAAATCGGGGAATTGGCCCGCATGGCGAATGTAAGCCAGCGCACGATCGATTATTACACAAAACTCGGCCTGATTCGTCCGGCAAAACGTTCTCCGACAAACTACCGTCTATACAGTGCCGAAACCGTTGCCCGTCTGAAACGTATTGAGAAATTGAAACAGGAGAAATATTCTCTGGAAGAAATCAAAGAGTTGTTGGCGAAATGGGGAAAAATCGGCGGCACGGAAGAAATAGCGGACAAGATCGCCACGTTGCAAATACGCCTTGAGCAACTGGAACATGAAGTTGCCGAAATCCGGCCGCTGATCGCGCAATTAAAGCCGAGGCAGGTCAAAACGATGCTAAGAAAAATAACGCCGCAAACCGTCGCTTGCATCGAAGCGTTATTCATCTTCTTGGGCCAAGGACCAATATCTTGA